A genomic stretch from Coffea arabica cultivar ET-39 chromosome 10c, Coffea Arabica ET-39 HiFi, whole genome shotgun sequence includes:
- the LOC113713943 gene encoding uncharacterized protein, with protein MKSFSHSLTWTKNEDELSVEIASYYRELFKTSDANEMEEVLNGIPHTISGSMNANLTKPVDEGEIRSALFSMNPDKAPGVDGMPPIFFQKFWNIVKKDLVGAVQTFFHTSHLLKSVNHTAISLIPKILIPTSLKHYRPISLCTTVYKIIAKILANRLKQVLHACISKTQSAFVPGRQILDNIMISHEFLHFLKNKRQGKEGFMAVKLDMSKAYDRVEWGFLDAVMRKMGFNDKWRSWIMECISTASYSFLVNGEVKEYVVPQRGIRQGDPLSPYLFLLCSEGFSNLLQKAASEKRIEGMGISRRGPRLTHLFFADDSLIFCKADSQNAAELKRLLNVYERGTGQLINLEKSSVIFSNNMQQETKEEVSQALGNLQVVSQGKYLGLPMVVTRSKQQLFGYIKSSIQQRLKKWKNKLLSAAGKEIMLKSVALALPTYTMSCFKLPKKLCKEINSTMANYWWGEENGKNKIHWKAWNKISRDKKAGGLGFKDLEAFNLALLGKQIWRLLTQPNLLVSRVLKSRYHPKQSIFKCKVAGNASWIWKGLMRARQLVEEGTRKRIGNGLSTNIWEDNWIPMTPNGRVTTQQPQGVNLVKVADLIVQKRWNKNLLFRNFTSTDVEGILSIPISLVDREDNNFWIHNSNGLYSVRSAYRVLTEEPKAFEQELRGPASTSWSIQSQKIWKYLWKLNIKHKVKLFLWKCLNQALPVRHLIHSRTQQGDPICRVCGEECETVEHALLNCNHVKLVWRMATIQWEGITNLQGCFGSWWTAVMEARSRSEGDEHISLTANILWQIWKSRNATEFEGKQHPPIRIVQKAHEEWLEYGEANLTALKRSTEETGDQPQPPQQQEQTAGILRLRFAIEKSKDSPQMGIGATVSLDNQQLMRGWALRERCSGHKLIDELTAIKLLICKAAVQSLERLEVQVQDKQTLHLIQQPKSSDMRVVTLLEDIHNLKYLFRMCSFCLVNRDINHITHRISAHALDFFVDQEFWIHQ; from the coding sequence ATGAAGTCGTTTTCACACTCACTCACATGGACTAAGAATGAAGATGAGCTCAGTGTAGAGATAGCTAGCTATTATAGAGAACTCTTCAAGACTTCAGATGCAAATGAAATGGAGGAAGTGTTAAATGGTATTCCACACACAATCTCAGGTAGTATGAATGCTAACCTAACAAAACCTGTGGACGAAGGGGAGATTAGATCAGCCCTCTTTTCTATGAATCCTGATAAAGCTCCGGGTGTAGATGGAATGCCTcccatttttttccaaaagttttgGAACATAGTTAAAAAGGATTTGGTAGGAGCTGTCCAAACTTTCTTCCACACTAGTCATTTGCTTAAGTCTGTAAATCATACAGCCATTTCTCTCATTCCTAAAATTTTGATTCCCACATCCCTTAAGCACTATAGACCTATTAGCTTGTGCACGACAGTTTATAAAATCATAGCAAAGATTCTAGCTAATAGGTTGAAGCAGGTTCTCCATGCCTGTATCAGTAAAACTCAGTCAGCTTTTGTTCCTGGTAGGCAAATCCTAGACAATATTATGATTTCACATGAGTTTTTACACTTCCTCAAAAACAAACGGCAAGGGAAAGAAGGATTTATGGCTGTGAAATTAGATATGTCTAAAGCTTATGACAGGGTGGAATGGGGGTTCCTGGATGCTGTAATGCGGAAAATGGGGTTCAATGACAAATGGAGAAGCTGGATCATGGAGTGTATTTCTACTGCTTCTTACTCGTTCCTGGTTAATGGCGAAGTCAAGGAGTATGTGGTGCCACAAAGGGGCATTAGGCAGGGTGATCCACTGTCACCCTACTTATTCCTCCTATGCTCGGAAGGTTTTTCCAATCTCCTCCAAAAGGCAGCGTCTGAGAAAAGAATTGAAGGCATGGGAATCAGCAGGAGGGGACCAAGActaacccatttattttttgCAGATGACTCTTTGATATTTTGTAAAGCAGATTCCCAGAATGCAGCTGAGCTCAAAAGGTTACTGAACGTTTATGAAAGAGGAACGGGCCAGTTGATTAACCTGGAAAAATCCTCAGTCATCTTCAGCAACAATATGCAGCAGGAAACGAAGGAGGAAGTCAGCCAAGCTCTAGGAAATCTCCAGGTTGTAAGCCAAGGCAAATACTTGGGTCTTCCAATGGTGGTCACAAGATCTAAACAGCAGCTGTTTGGATACATTAAATCCAGTATTCAACAAAGACTAAAAAAGTGGAAAAATAAACTTTTGAGTGCAGCAGGTAAGGAGATTATGCTCAAGTCTGTGGCATTGGCTCTGCCAACATACACAATGTCTTGCTTCAAGTTACCTAAAAAGTTGTGCAAGGAGATTAATTCCACAATGGCCAACTATTGGTGGGGTGAGGAGAATGGGAAGAACAAGATTCACTGGAAAGCTTGGAACAAGATATCGAGGGACAAGAAGGCAGGTGGCTTAGGCTTCAAGGATTTGGAGGCTTTCAATCTAGCCTTATTGGGAAAGCAGATTTGGAGGTTGCTCACTCAACCAAATTTGCTGGTCAGTAGAGTTCTAAAGTCCAGGTATCACCCAAAGCAATCAATTTTCAAGTGTAAAGTTGCAGGGAATGCTTCATGGATTTGGAAAGGACTGATGCGAGCTAGGCAGCTGGTTGAAGAAGGAACTCGAAAAAGGATTGGTAATGGTCTGAGTACTAACATTTGGGAGGACAACTGGATTCCTATGACACCAAATGGAAGAGTGACAACACAGCAGCCACAAGGAGTTAATTTGGTTAAGGTGGCAGACTTGATCGTCCAGAAAAGATGGAACAAGAACCTTCTCTTTAGGAATTTCACCTCCACGGATGTTGAAGGAATACTAAGCATCCCCATAAGCTTAGTAGACAGAGAGGACAACAACTTTTGGATTCATAATTCAAATGGGCTTTATTCAGTGCGATCAGCCTACAGGGTACTAACTGAAGAGCCGAAGGCTTTCGAGCAGGAGCTCAGGGGGCCAGCTAGTACTAGCTGGAGTATCCAAAGTCAGAAAATTTGGAAGTACCTGTGGAAACTGAATATTAAGCATAAAGTGAAGCTTTTCTTATGGAAATGTCTCAACCAAGCATTACCTGTAAGACACCTCATTCACAGTAGAACACAACAAGGTGATCCTATTTGTAGAGTATGCGGAGAAGAATGCGAAACAGTTGAACATGCATTACTCAACTGTAACCATGTTAAACTGGTGTGGAGAATGGCAACTATCCAATGGGAGGGAATTACAAATCTGCAAGGCTGTTTTGGTTCGTGGTGGACCGCGGTGATGGAGGCGAGGTCCAGAAGTGAGGGAGATGAACACATTTCTCTCACGGCTAACATTCTTTGGCAGATTTGGAAGAGCAGAAATGCGACGGAATTTGAAGGTAAGCAGCATCCCCCAATACGAATAGTGCAGAAAGCTCATGAGGAATGGTTGGAATATGGTGAAGCTAATCTCACTGCTTTAAAGAGGAGTACAGAAGAAACAGGAGACCAGCCGCAACCCCCCCAGCAACAAGAACAAACAGCAGGCATTCTGAGATTAAGATTTGCTATCGAAAAGAGCAAAGACAGCCCCCAAATGGGGATTGGAGCAACTGTCTCTTTGGATAACCAACAACTGATGAGAGGATGGGCTCTACGGGAAAGATGTTCTGGCCATAAGCTAATTGATGAACTTACTGCAATTAAGCTACTGATTTGTAAAGCTGCTGTACAGAGTTTGGAGCGGTTAGAAGTTCAGGTCCAGGATAAGCAGACACTCCATCTTATCCAGCAGCCAAAATCTTCGGATATGCGAGTGGTCACACTGCTGGAGGATATACATAACCTTAAGTACCTGTTTCGTATGTGTTCCTTTTGCCTAGTTAACAGGGATATTAACCATATTACTCATAGGATTAGCGCTCATGCGCTAGATTTTTTTGTTGACCAGGAATTCTGGATTCATCAGTGA
- the LOC113713942 gene encoding putative late blight resistance protein homolog R1A-10: MAGLGKTTLAKRVYEHPALRNNFNFRAWCNVSQEYQNEGLLREILGCIHPENSKLYSEKEEGALALELKQSLLKNKYLIILDDVWDIKAWNTLKVSFPDDENGSRIIITSRMHGVASDAKCYSEPHCLRPFNDNESRELLKKTLFPNDDFPPKLRRVGMQIAKSCGGLPLSVVITAGILQTIEQDGWQEFAARLSTSVVSGTEQCINMLELSYRRIPDCLKKCFLYFGPFVRGQEIPTKRLMWLWIAEGFVQQVEQEESEEVAERCMKAKAKEKAYPKGGKEETDPKIAEAENFLQLQLLHGYEGLFTFSESYNTSSVGFGGSSPSEHFPTEIEVLVELRYLAIWGKMQSVPSSIPNLTNLETFLVKRNWGDDVIMLPENIWSMMNLRHLGVSNCCGDMSLAKDNLDNPWVLCNLSTFSNLALVYEQGVEKLLTKLPNIRRLKCKLREPEDSEDLGTHCSRVESMGFLTRLKSLSLSFKFIDHSNPIQFHLPPNLEKLSLSYFPWSMISAIEKLTNLVVLKLSNDEEDISDREAELPHENMTDGDHEEEIPEVVEEGEQPEEETTREKRWDVAEEVEFPKLRFLKLSSMTISRWTGSGDHFPGLQRLKLEDCWYLKEMPNCLGSNSPLQMIEIRYCPMSVEFLVYEIERQQKYEGNQDLQIFRQQNYEGNQGLEHEGDQGLHIYSFLR; encoded by the exons ATGGCAGGACTAGGCAAGACAACTTTAGCCAAACGAGTGTACGAGCATCCTGCTCTGagaaacaacttcaattttcgggcATGGTGCAACGTTTCTCAGGAATATCAGAATGAAGGTTTGTTACGTGAAATTCTGGGTTGTATTCATCCTGAGAATTCTAAGCTGTACTCTGAGAAGGAAGAAGGTGCTTTGGCTTTAGAGCTCAAACAATCCCTATTGAAAAATAAGTACCTCATCATCTTGGATGACGTATGGGACATAAAGGCATGGAATACCTTGAAAGTATCATTCCCAGATGATGAAAATGGAAGCAGAATTATTATAACAAGCAGAATGCATGGGGTGGCTTCAGATGCTAAATGCTACAGTGAACCTCACTGCCTTCGGCCATTCAACGATAATGAGAGCCGGGAGTTACTAAAGAAAACACTCTTTCCCAACGATGATTTTCCTCCTAAACTGCGAAGAGTTGGGATGCAGATAGCTAAAAGCTGTGGTGGGCTACCTCTCTCAGTTGTCATCACAGCTGGGATTCTGCAAACTATAGAACAGGATGGTTGGCAGGAATTTGCAGCAAGGCTAAGTACAAGTGTAGTTAGCGGCACAGAGCAGTGCATCAATATGTTAGAACTCAGCTACAGGCGTATACCTGATTGCTTGAAGAAATGCTTTCTTTATTTTGGACCATTTGTACGAGGTCAAGAAATTCCAACTAAAAGGTTAATGTGGCTATGGATCGCCGAAGGATTTGTGCAACAAGTTGAGCAAGAGGAATCAGAGGAAGTAGCAGAGCGCTGCATGAAAG CAAAAGCTAAGGAAAAGGCTTACCCAAAAGGAGGTAAGGAAGAGACTGACCCAAAAATAGCTGAGGCAGAGAATTTTTTGCAGTTGCAGTTGTTACACGGTTATGAAGGACTTTTTACTTTTAGTGAGTCATACAACACAAGCAG TGTTGGATTTGGGGGAAGTTCTCCTAGTGAACATTTTCCCACTGAAATAGAGGTGCTTGTTGAGTTAAGGTACTTGGCAATTTGGGGTAAGATGCAATCCGTCCCATCGTCAATACCCAACCTCACCAATTTGGAAACTTTTCTTGTTAAAAGGAATTGGGGTGATGATGTTATTATGTTGCCAGAGAATATTTGGAGTATGATGAATTTGAGGCATCTGGGCGTGAGCAATTGTTGTGGTGACATGAGTCTGGCCAAAGACAATCTTGACAACCCGTGGGTTCTATGTAATTTGAGCACCTTTTCCAATCTAGCGCTCGTTTACGAGCAAGGCGTGGAAAAGCTGTTAACAAAGCTCCCTAACATCCGTAGACTAAAGTGCAAGCTCCGTGAACCAGAAGATTCAGAGGATTTGGGTACGCATTGCAGCAGGGTTGAGTCAATGGGCTTTCTGACTCGGCTAAAATCACTCAGTCTGTCTTTTAAATTCATTGATCATTCAAATCCTATTCAGTTTCACCTTCCACCGAATCTCGAGAAGTTAAGCCTCTCGTACTTTCCCTGGAGTATGATTTCTGCAATTGAGAAACTAACCAATCTTGTGGTTCTCAAATTATCGAATGATGAGGAGGACATATCCGACAGAGAAGCAGAGCTCCCTCATGAAAATATGACAGACGGTGACCATGAGGAGGAAATTCCGGAAGTGGTAGAAGAAGGGGAACAACCTGAGGAGGAAACAACAAGGGAGAAAAGATGGGACGTAGCAGAAGAAGTTGAATTTCCGAAGCTCAGATTCTTAAAGTTATCTTCCATGACTATTTCCAGGTGGACAGGGTCGGGTGATCATTTTCCAGGTCTTCAGAGATTAAAGTTGGAGGACTGTTGGTATTTGAAAGAAATGCCGAACTGTTTGGGGTCTAATTCACCTCTTCAAATGATTGAGATTCGCTATTGTCCGATGTCTGTTGAATTTTTAGTATACGAGATTGAGAGACAACAAAAGTATGAAGGAAATCAGGACCTGCAGATTTTTAGACAACAAAATTACGAAGGAAATCAGGGCCTGGAGCATGAAGGAGATCAAGGCCTGCATATTTACAGCTTCTTGAGGTAG
- the LOC113713941 gene encoding protein FAR1-RELATED SEQUENCE 5-like, whose protein sequence is MDCSKLTENKIPELGMEFNSEEDAYKFYNKYAFKMSFSVRKDYLNKDKDGVITSRRYSCCKKGVKRKYEGDAMPKRIRAPTKTGCGAKMIIVLLRGTMKYRVHDLVLEHNLELHITQCSHMMPSQRKVSEVQGFQREISKDAGFSLKQSHELMGNETNFG, encoded by the coding sequence ATGGATTGCAGCAAATTGACAGAAAATAAAATCCCTGAGTTAGGAATGGAATTCAACAGTGAAGAGGATGCGTACAAGTTTTACAACAAATATGCCTTTAAAATGAGTTTTAGTGTACGCAAAGACTATCTGAATAAAGACAAAGATGGCGTGATCACGTCTAGGAGATATAGTTGCTGCAAGAAAGGTGTGAAGCGCAAATACGAAGGTGATGCGATGCCAAAGAGGATACGAGCACCGACGAAAACGGGGTGTGGAGCTAAAATGATTATCGTATTACTTAGAGGGACAATGAAGTACCGTGTGCATGACCTTGTCTTAGAACATAACCTTGAGTTGCACATTACTCAATGTTCGCACATGATGCCATCACAAAGAAAAGTGAGTGAGGTTCAAGGATTCCAACGTGAAATAAGCAAGGATGCTGGATTTTCATTGAAACAGAGCCATGAGCTTATGGGAAATGAGACAAATTTTGGATGA